Proteins encoded within one genomic window of Candidatus Brocadiia bacterium:
- a CDS encoding PilZ domain-containing protein, which produces MVNEKRRHKRYWVKGLKSRLRERYFLGLLSKPTEEEYPCLDISESGLQFVSTKAFKPEDELLLDIFTSLSEKKPVQAKIAIAWVKRSTQLGICLVGARFVSVPRAGRAELKHMIERGGLDGEHISMQVRLKAVGKAHLVESLSTRM; this is translated from the coding sequence ATGGTAAACGAGAAACGACGTCACAAGCGATACTGGGTTAAGGGGTTAAAAAGCCGCCTGCGCGAACGTTATTTCCTGGGCCTATTAAGCAAACCCACCGAAGAGGAATATCCTTGTCTGGATATCTCGGAGAGCGGCCTGCAATTCGTCAGCACCAAGGCCTTTAAGCCCGAAGATGAGCTTCTATTGGATATTTTTACCTCGCTGAGCGAGAAAAAACCAGTTCAGGCAAAGATTGCCATAGCCTGGGTCAAGCGTTCCACTCAACTGGGCATCTGCCTGGTCGGCGCCAGATTCGTATCCGTTCCCAGGGCCGGCCGAGCTGAGCTCAAGCATATGATAGAGCGGGGCGGGTTGGACGGGGAGCATATCTCTATGCAAGTCAGGCTCAAGGCTGTCGGCAAGGCGCATCTGGTTGAAAGCCTGAGCACGCGGATGTAA
- a CDS encoding LemA family protein, producing the protein MSGTSKLVLISLAGLAVVFIIIGVVAYISIYNGIISSDENCNAAWSQVLNQYQRRSDLIPNLVDTVQAYAAHEKEVLVGVTEARSKITSFKIDDSVLKDPSKLEQFQKLQGELSGALSRLMVVVEKYPDIKANQNFLALQAQLEGTENRIAVERMRFIDSVNTYNKKVRTFPGNLFGYQTRPNFTAEAGAEKAPKDIFKK; encoded by the coding sequence ATGAGCGGAACATCTAAACTTGTGCTTATTTCTCTTGCGGGCTTGGCTGTTGTCTTTATTATCATTGGGGTCGTTGCTTATATTTCAATATACAATGGCATTATTTCCTCTGACGAGAACTGCAACGCTGCCTGGTCTCAGGTTTTAAACCAATACCAGCGCCGGTCAGACTTGATACCTAACCTGGTCGATACGGTCCAAGCCTACGCGGCCCATGAAAAAGAGGTTCTTGTCGGCGTGACTGAGGCTCGCAGTAAGATTACCAGTTTTAAGATAGATGATTCAGTATTAAAAGACCCGTCCAAACTAGAACAATTCCAGAAACTTCAGGGCGAATTATCCGGCGCGCTTTCCCGGCTGATGGTGGTCGTTGAGAAATATCCGGATATCAAAGCCAATCAGAACTTCCTGGCGCTCCAGGCGCAATTGGAAGGCACCGAGAACCGCATTGCTGTCGAACGGATGCGCTTTATCGATTCAGTCAATACCTATAATAAGAAAGTCAGGACATTCCCGGGTAATCTTTTTGGATACCAGACCCGGCCTAACTTTACGGCCGAAGCCGGAGCCGAAAAGGCGCCTAAAGACATCTTTAAGAAATGA
- a CDS encoding TPM domain-containing protein, giving the protein MKRLLAICIFLLLGSLSLYGLDVPSAKGYVSDYAGLLSPSQTQSLDSMLRTHEQQTSNQVVVLIVKSLEGEPIERFGIKVAEKWKAGQKGKDNGVIFIIAKDDRQIRIEVGYGLEGVLTDLECALIIDNVVKPRFREGNYYQGIDEAIETIFESIKSEYAPAAKTSRSALYIFGCFILAVVWLIVILKFIAFLYRRDPWIISDILSDTSSGGSFGGSFGGGGGGFSGGGGSFGGGGASGSW; this is encoded by the coding sequence ATGAAACGGCTTTTAGCCATTTGCATATTTCTCCTGCTGGGCAGTCTTTCCCTTTACGGGCTTGACGTACCGTCGGCCAAGGGCTATGTCAGCGATTACGCCGGGCTGCTTTCGCCTTCGCAAACCCAATCTCTTGATAGCATGTTGCGTACCCATGAGCAACAGACCAGTAATCAAGTCGTCGTTCTTATTGTTAAGTCATTAGAAGGAGAGCCTATAGAACGTTTTGGCATTAAGGTAGCCGAGAAATGGAAGGCCGGACAAAAGGGTAAGGATAATGGCGTGATATTCATCATTGCCAAGGATGACCGCCAGATCCGTATAGAAGTTGGATATGGGCTGGAAGGTGTGCTTACCGATTTAGAATGCGCCTTAATCATTGATAATGTAGTTAAACCCAGGTTTAGGGAAGGTAATTATTATCAGGGCATAGATGAAGCTATAGAGACGATATTTGAATCTATTAAAAGTGAATATGCTCCAGCGGCTAAAACTTCCAGATCCGCTTTATATATTTTTGGATGTTTTATTCTTGCTGTGGTTTGGCTAATTGTGATTTTGAAATTTATTGCTTTTCTGTATAGAAGAGATCCTTGGATAATTTCTGATATTTTATCGGATACCTCAAGCGGTGGAAGTTTTGGCGGTAGTTTTGGCGGTGGAGGAGGTGGATTCAGCGGAGGGGGTGGCAGTTTTGGCGGAGGCGGCGCTTCCGGGAGTTGGTAA